The Bacteroidota bacterium nucleotide sequence ATCAGTAAAATACAAGGTTGAGATATTGGGCGTAAAGTTCAGCAGGTATTTTTTTAACGGTTCGGGCTGGGCTATACCGGTTACCAGAAGCAGGGTGGCCTCATTTTCTTTTATCCAGGCTGTGGTGGGAACAAAATTATTTGAAGCCGACAGCGCAACTGGTTCATGATATTGAACGGTTGTAAAATACAAGGTCTGATAAGGATAAAGCTTCATTGTTTTATCAATGATCCGTCTGTCTATAGGTTTCAGATCGGCGGGTGTTTTTGTCAAAATGATAATATCGGCCCGTTTTCTTTCGGATGAAGGTTCCCTGAGCTTACCCATGGGTAGCAGATGATCATGAGAAATAGGAAAATTAAAATCTATCAGTAAAATTGATAAACCCGGTTTTACATAACGGTGCTGATAGGCATCATCGAGCAAAATTGCCTGAAGGTCTTTATTTTCAAGGAATAATTGTTCGATGCCATGTTTTCTGTTCCGGTCAACTGCTACTTCAATGTCCGGAAATTTTTGTTTGATCTGCAAGGGTTCATCACCAATTTCAGCATAAGTGGAATTTTCGCCGGCAAGGAGATAACCTTTGGATTTTCGTTTATATCCCCGGCTTAAAACAGCAAGCTCAAATTCTTTTTGAAGTACTTTTACAAGGTATTCAATATGTGGAGTTTTCCCTGTTCCCCCTACGGTTATATTCCCGACAGAAATGATAGGAATGTTAAATTCCCTTGACTTTAAAATATTATAATCAAAAAGTCTATTTCTGACAAATACAACCAACCCATAAACAAATGTAAAGGGGAATAACAAAAACCTGAACAATCCTTTTTTCTGCTCCATATTAGCCTTCTCTAATAGACAAAATCACAATCTTATTAATATCGTGCAAATTTAATTAAAGTATTACAGAATGAGTAAACTTTTTTAACAACGGCAAGGGTAAAACGAGTACTAAACCTCGATTTACCCTGCTGTTTAAATTAGTACAATTCGATGGAATATGGAATTTGTGCACGAATCCCCTGGGTATTGATAATCTTTTGAATATTTTCATAATACTGGTAACTATCGGCCAGATTATTTTTCATGAACTTTGATTCCACGCTGCTGGTCAAGCTGTTAAACAGTTGGGTAAAGGGATCAATAAGTTTGGGGTATGCCACGATACGGTAGTTTTTAAGTTTTGCCTTTTGGGCGGCTATTTCTACAGCTTTGTTAATACCTCCAAATTGATCAATCAATCCCAGGGATTTGGCATTGACACCGCTCCAAACCCTTCCCTGGCCGATTTTATCAATCTGAGCTTTTGTTTTATGTCTTCCCTGGGCTACATGCGAGATGAAGTCATCATAGGTTCTTTCCACACTGGCCTGGACCACTTCTTTTTCCTGAGCAGTCAAGGGTCTGGCAATGGTTCCAAGATCGGCATGAGGATTTGTTTTGGCTACATCAAAAGTAACCCCAAGTTTTTTATTGAAAAATTTTTGAGTATTCATCAGGATGCCAAATACACCGATTGATCCGGTGATGGTATTTGGACCGGCAACAATACAGTCGGAAGCTGCCAAAATATAATAACCCCCTGATGCTGCCACATCGCCCATCGAAGCAATGACGGGTTTGGCTTTTTTGGCCAAAAATACCTCACGCCAGATAATTTCGGAAGCCAGTGCATCCCCGCCTCCAGAATTCACCCGGAGTACGATGGCTTTGATGGAAGTGTCTTTGCGGGCTTCCCTGATGGCTTTGGCATATTTTTCAGAGCCTATATTGTCGTCATCTCCTTCACCCAAGACAATATCTCCCTGAGCATAGATAATGGCAATTTTATTTTTAAGAACATGTCTCTCCTTCCTGGGCATGGGAACATTATCATATTTATCCAGGTTAACAAAATTTAATTTGTCTGCATTGGGTTGCCCTGAAAGTTTTGCCAATTCATCAAATACCTGGTCTTTGTATTTCGTCCCGTCAACAAGTTTGTGGCTGGCGGCCGACTGTGCATCGTCGATAGTCATATTATCGGCCAAATGGTTGAGAGCCGGAATACTTACTTTTCGCTGTGCAGAAATCCCCTCGAGTAGATGGTTCCATATAGAACTGATATATACCATAACCTGTTCCCGGTTTTCTTTACTCATTTTGTCCATCATCAGGGGTTCAACAGCACTCTTGAATTTCCCATGCCGGATAATCTCAGGTTCCAGGCCCAGCTTATCTAAAGTTCCTTTGATGAAAGTGATTTGAGATTTCAGGCCCAGGAATAATAATTTCCCTGCGGGATTCAGATAAATTTTATTGGAAGCTGTTGCCAGGTAATAAGCAGGCTGGGTATAATAATCGGCATAAGCTACGACAAATTTGCCTGATTTTCTAAAATCAAGCAGGGCATTCCTGATCTCTTCGATGGTATTTATGCCGGCAGGTATGACGCCCAGGTCGAGAAATATGCCTTTTATGTTTTCATCGTCCTTGGCTTTTCGGATATTCAGAAGTATATCATTTAAGCCTAAAGCAGTCTGTGATTCAAACCTTTTGAAATCGAAATTCTGTAAAGGATTGGCTGAAGTCCTTTCTTTAATTGTCTGGTCGAGTTTCATGACCAGGATGGTTTTGGGACTAATTGATACCGTTTCTTTTTCTCCCGAGGAAATCATGGATCCAACTATCCCCAGAAAAATGAAAAAGATGATCGCAGAGGCAATAATTACGCCGACTATGGTAGCCAGGGTATATTTCAAAAACTTCATAATATTGATATTTAGAAAATAGTAACAAAGATATAAAAATAGGAAATTTTATTCTCAGACTTATGAAATTTGATGAATTATTCAAAATGTTGACGCGATAATTGAAATCGGGTTATTTTTGTTTTTTAATTTGAAAGTTAACATGGAAGATATAAAAAAGAATTCATTAAAAGCATTTATTCTGGCTGCACGTCCCAAAACTTTACCTGCCTCCATCACTCCGGTTATTGTGGGTTGTTCATTGGCTTTTGCCTACGGGCAATTTAAGTGGATACCTGCATTGATCTGCTTGGTTTTTGCAGTACTTGTGCAAATTGTATCGAACATGGCAAACGATTATTTCGATTTTGTCAAGGGTTCTGATGATGAAGAGCGGCTGGGGCCGGCCCGTGCCTGTGCCTCCGGCTGGATTGATCCTCCCCTGATGCTGAGGGCTGCCCTTGTTGTACTGGTCATTGCCATTTTCATTGGGCTGATCCTTGTAGCCTACGGAGGATGGAATCTGATTTGGCTTGGCCTGGCTATAGCAGTTTTTGCCTTCGCATATTCGGCCGGGCCTTATCCTTTGGCTTATCATGGTTGGGGGGATGTCTGTGTTTTGCTTTTTTACGGAATTGTCCCTGTCGGTTTCACTTTTTATGTACAGGCCTTAAGTTGGACCCTTCCTGCTACTGTTGCTGCATTTTCGGTGGGACTGGCATCAATTAATATATTGGTTGTTAATAATTATCGGGACAGGTATGGGGATAAAAAAAGTGGAAAGAAAACTTCAGTGGTGATATGGGGAGAGAAATTTGCCGAATATTTTTATCTGGCAAATGGACTGGTTGCCGTCTGTCTTTGTTCCTATTTCGGTGCAGCAGAAGGTTTATGGTGGGCTACAATCCTTCCGTTGCTTTATTTAATTCCGCATATCCAAACTTGGAAAGCAATTTGTGAGGTTAAGGAAGGGAAAGGTTTGAATAAATATTTGGGTAAGACAGCTTTAAATGTTCTGATTTTCGGTTTGTTACTTTCTATTGGTTTGCTTATCGGTTAATTTACATAACATAAAGCGAATTTATCCAGAAAATTTTTAATCATTTTTTTGATTTTTAAATTGACAGGTAAGGTTTTAGAAAAAAATCTGTATGTTTGTCAGGGTATTTTAGACTTTAAATTAAAAAATAGAAATATGGCACAAGCAAATACATCTTCTGTCGCAGGGAATAATAAAAGTCAGTATTCCATTTCCATTGGGATTATTGGTATATTATTTTTCATTTTTGGTTTTGTTACCTGGCTTAATGGGACCTTGATCCCATTTTTGAAAACTGCTTGTGAGTTAAATAGTTTCCAGGCTTTATTTGTAACTTTTGCCTTTTACATTTCTTATTTTGTAATGGCTATCCCTTCTTCCTGGGTGTTGAAAAAGACAGGGTTGAAGGAAGGAATGAGCCTGGGTCTGTTGATCATGGCCATAGGAGCATTGATATTTATACCTGCCGCTTATACCCGTATTTACGGACTTTTTCTGACCGGACTTTTTGTTCAGGGAACCGGTTTGGCTATTTTGCAGACTGCTTCCAATCCTTACATTACCATTTTGGGTCCCAAGGAAAGTGCTGCAGCCCGTATCAGTATCATGGGCATAGCCAACAAGGTTGCGGGCCTTCTCAGTCCGGTGATTTTAACTTACCTGGTTTTGCATAATATGGACAGGTTTTCAGAGGCCCACCTGAAAGCATTGACTCCACTTCAGAAAGCTGATGTCCTTAATGAGCTTGCTGCCCGTATTGTTTGGCCTTATGTGGTGATTGCCATTGCTTTGGTCGCTCTTGCTGCATTTGTTAAATATTCTCCTTTACCTGAAGTAGAAGCTGAGGAAGATGAAGTTGCAATTTCAGAAGAGCATCATGCAAAGAAGAATATTTTTCAGTTTCCTCAGCTTATTCTGGGCGTTTTCACCCTTTTTCTGTATGTGGGCGTTGAAGTTTTAGCCGGCGATACTATCGGGCTGTTTGGAAAGTCATTAAACATCAGTTTCTTTGGCCGGTTGACTTCATATACCATGTGCGCCATGGTAATCGGCTATATCATCGGAATACTTACTATACCCAAATACATTAAGCAGGAAAATGCTTTGGTGATTTCAGCCATTTTAGGATTTATTTTTTCTATCACTATCCTTTTTAGTTCGACAACCAGTAGTTCTATCTTCAGTACCCTTTTGGGCTGGACAGGCATTCCTGCTATTCCGAACAGTGTATTTTTCCTTGCCTTGTGTGGCCTGTCAAATGCTTTGATGTGGCCTGCCATCTGGCCTCTGGCTATTGACGGGTTGGGCCGCTTTATCAAACTTGGTTCCTCCTTACTGATTATGGCTATTGCAGGTGGTGCTACCATTCCTTTGCTTTATGGCCGGCTGGTTGTGAATTATACTGATCAGCTTCCTGCATTATTAATGGCCAAGCTTAAATTCTTCGGCGTTACTTCCGCTGTCCCCAACCAGCTTGCATACTGGATTATGATTCCCTGCTACCTCTGGATACTTTTTTATGCAGCTAAAGGGAACAAACTGAGAACATGGAAAATCAAGAAGTAATTTTTTGAATTAGTTGTATTTATTCTAAAGATACTGTTTTAAGAATCCGGAATTCATTTCCGGAGGGGTGTTTTTTTGATTTATTTGAAACGATCATGTTTGCGGATAAAACATAAAACACGAATTAAAATAGCGAACATAGAGTTCCTTACGACCTTAGAGAATAAAATATATACGTATGAAATGGACTTAAGGACGATTACAAAATGTCCTCCTTTTTTTGAAATTAGCGGGGCAACTATCCGGAAAAACGGAAGGATTATACTTGAAGATTTTAACTGGAAGATAGAGGAAGGCCAGCAATGGGCTATAATCGGGCCAGTTGGGGCAGGCAAGTCGATGTTGCTGGAGGCTATTACCGGAGATGCGGATTTAATCAGTGGTTCCCTGGATTTTCATTTCCAAAGTGATGATTTGAATGCAAACAGTTCTTTATATTCAAGGGTAAGCCGCAATGTAGCTTGCGTTAATTTTAAGGAAGATTCAAAGTCGTTTTCATACAGCAGGCATTACTACCAGCAAAGGTTTAATGCTTTTGACAGTGATGATGGCCCCACGGCTGCTGTATTTCTTCAGGCTGGCGGGTTCTGCGAAAATGATCCCTCGCATCAGGAAATCATTCAGATTTTAGGATTGGAGTCCCTGTTGAACGTCGAACTCATTAAATTGTCCAACGGACAGACCCGCAGGCTGATGATTGCCAAAGCCCTGATGCGCCGTCCCGAACTTTTGTTGCTCGATAATCCTTATATCGGCCTGGATGTGGCAGGACGGACTGCCCTGAACAATTACCTGGACTGCATAATTCTTGCAGGGAAAATTAAGATTATCCTGGTGGCTGCCCAGACGGATATACCGGAGCGCATCACTCATGTGTTGTTGCTGGATCATGAAGGGATCGTGAAAGCTGGTAAAAAAGAAGAAGTACTGCCCTTGGCCGGTAAAAAACCGCTACCCGGAATTTCGGAATCTTCAGCTGAATTGAAGGACAGGATTAAAAAACTTCTGAAAAATTACCAGGATGAGACTTTATTCAATACTATTTTCAGCCTGAAACAGACCAACATCAGTTACAATCATAAAAAGATCCTGGACGGGATAAACTGGACGGTCAGGCAGGGAGAGAAGTGGGCCTTGCTGGGGCCAAACGGTTCGGGGAAATCAACCATTATTAGCCTGATCTATGCCGACAATCCTCAGGCTTATGCCAATGAGTTGATACTTTTTGATCATCGAAGAGGGACAGGGGAAAGTATTTGGGATATCAAGAAGAATATCGGCTTTACTTCTCCGGAACTACACCTTTACTTCGACGGGCGCTTTACCTGTAGTGAAGTAGTGATAACCGGCCTTTTCGACGGGATGTATCTTAAAAGGCAGCCCACCCGGCAGGAGGCTGAACTGATGGATTGCCTCTTTGCCTATTTCGGCATTGCTTCATTGAAAAATATACTCTTTTCAAGGGTATCAGCCGGTGAGCAGCGCATCATCCTGTTTTTGCGTGCCTTAATTAAAAATCCGCTTCTGCTCCTGCTCGATGAGCCCTTTCAGGCTTTCGACCCTTCAACCATTGAAAAAGCAAAAGAATTACTGAACCTCTTTGGCGATGAACACCGGTCAATGATCTTTATTACCCATTATGCCGGTGAAATTCCGGATTGCGTGGATCATGTGATGAATATTGAGAAAGGGAAGGTTATATCAGAGAATTAAATTTGGAATCCCGGGACTTTGCCATTGGGTTGGACTGCTAAAAAATTGAAAGAGCTCCATAGATCAGTACCTGCGAATCCTCTTTTGGCTGAATCTATGTACCTGACCGGATATATTGAAAGATTAGGGACGGGTACAATGGATATTCTTCGTATTGCACGGGAAGAAGGTTTGAAGGAACCTGAATTTATTGAAGATGATGAATTTAAAATAATTATTTATCGTAAGGTTGACGCCGAACAAATTGTCACCCCCGAAGTCACCCCCGAAGTCACCCCCGAAGTCGAAAGATTAATAAAGGTTCTTCATGGAACAATGGGAAGAACTGATTTACAAAAGGTATTGTCCCTGAAGGACGAGAAAAATTTCAGGGAAAAATATATACTGCCTGCTGTTGATTTGGGCATTATTGAAATGACAATCCCTGATAAACCCACAAGTCGTTTACAAAAATATCGATTAACAGAGTTAGGGGAAAAACTAAAAAAATTATCAGAAGGATAAAATATGCATATTTTATTTGGTTGGTTACAATTGGAATAAAATTATTTTATCTTTGCTGCTAACTCAATGAAAGTTATCGCATACATATTGTCTATTTATGTTCTGGTTTTGATTGCAATTCCCTGTGCCGATAAACCGGATGATAACTTGTTGCACAAACCGGAAATTACCCAGGGTTCTCCTTCCGGCCATCATCAGGATATGGATCATTGTTCGCCATTTTGTGTATGTTCCTGCTGTGCTTCTCCTGTTGTGCTTCAGTTTTATGCTTTTCCGGCTAATTTAATATATGTTCAGGTAGACTTTCCTGAGTTAGTTCCGGATTTTCATTCTGCGACTTTAAATTCTGTCTGGCAACCTCCGAGATTAAGTTAATACATCTATCGAATTTTTATGCCTTGATTATTTTGCCTCAGGGACTAAAGTTATGTGTTAACTTAATTTTTATTTTCATGATTGAACAGTTCATTCATTTTTCGATAAAAAATAAATTTATTATCGGGTTGTTTGTTGTGGCTTTAACAGGATGGGGAATCTATTCCCTTACCCGTTTGCCCATCGATGCCACGCCCGACATTACGAACAATCAGGTTCAGATCATTTCGCTTGCGCCTTCGCTGGCGGTGCAGGAGGTTGAAAGTTTCATAACTGCCCCCGTTGAAGTTGCGGTAGCTAATATCCCCGATATTGTTGAGCTCCGCTCAATATCCCGTTTAGGATTATCGGTGGTTACTGTTGTTTTTAAAGATAATGTTGATGTTTACTGGGCGCGGCAGCAACTTAGCGAAAGGCTTAAGGAGGCAGAGGAGGAAATTCCAGACGGACTTGCAAAAATTGAGTTGGCGCCAATTTCATCAGGCCTGGGTGAAATATTCCAGTACAGGCTTGCCGTTGACAAAGGCTATGAACATAAATATTCGCCTATGGACTTGCGGACGGTACAGGACTGGATAGTCCGCCGCCAGATGCTTGGAACGCCCGGAGTAGCGGATATCAACAGTTATGGCGGTTTTGTAAAGCAGTATGAAGTT carries:
- the lpxK gene encoding tetraacyldisaccharide 4'-kinase codes for the protein MEQKKGLFRFLLFPFTFVYGLVVFVRNRLFDYNILKSREFNIPIISVGNITVGGTGKTPHIEYLVKVLQKEFELAVLSRGYKRKSKGYLLAGENSTYAEIGDEPLQIKQKFPDIEVAVDRNRKHGIEQLFLENKDLQAILLDDAYQHRYVKPGLSILLIDFNFPISHDHLLPMGKLREPSSERKRADIIILTKTPADLKPIDRRIIDKTMKLYPYQTLYFTTVQYHEPVALSASNNFVPTTAWIKENEATLLLVTGIAQPEPLKKYLLNFTPNISTLYFTDHHEYTEKDLQKIKQTFQNLKGENKIIITTEKDAMRLNKFCDSEKDLIENMFFIPIEIKFLHDEGEMFNEHIIGYVRKNKRDSILYS
- a CDS encoding 1,4-dihydroxy-2-naphthoate polyprenyltransferase, with protein sequence MEDIKKNSLKAFILAARPKTLPASITPVIVGCSLAFAYGQFKWIPALICLVFAVLVQIVSNMANDYFDFVKGSDDEERLGPARACASGWIDPPLMLRAALVVLVIAIFIGLILVAYGGWNLIWLGLAIAVFAFAYSAGPYPLAYHGWGDVCVLLFYGIVPVGFTFYVQALSWTLPATVAAFSVGLASINILVVNNYRDRYGDKKSGKKTSVVIWGEKFAEYFYLANGLVAVCLCSYFGAAEGLWWATILPLLYLIPHIQTWKAICEVKEGKGLNKYLGKTALNVLIFGLLLSIGLLIG
- a CDS encoding ATP-binding protein, producing MWNPGTLPLGWTAKKLKELHRSVPANPLLAESMYLTGYIERLGTGTMDILRIAREEGLKEPEFIEDDEFKIIIYRKVDAEQIVTPEVTPEVTPEVERLIKVLHGTMGRTDLQKVLSLKDEKNFREKYILPAVDLGIIEMTIPDKPTSRLQKYRLTELGEKLKKLSEG
- a CDS encoding sugar MFS transporter is translated as MAQANTSSVAGNNKSQYSISIGIIGILFFIFGFVTWLNGTLIPFLKTACELNSFQALFVTFAFYISYFVMAIPSSWVLKKTGLKEGMSLGLLIMAIGALIFIPAAYTRIYGLFLTGLFVQGTGLAILQTASNPYITILGPKESAAARISIMGIANKVAGLLSPVILTYLVLHNMDRFSEAHLKALTPLQKADVLNELAARIVWPYVVIAIALVALAAFVKYSPLPEVEAEEDEVAISEEHHAKKNIFQFPQLILGVFTLFLYVGVEVLAGDTIGLFGKSLNISFFGRLTSYTMCAMVIGYIIGILTIPKYIKQENALVISAILGFIFSITILFSSTTSSSIFSTLLGWTGIPAIPNSVFFLALCGLSNALMWPAIWPLAIDGLGRFIKLGSSLLIMAIAGGATIPLLYGRLVVNYTDQLPALLMAKLKFFGVTSAVPNQLAYWIMIPCYLWILFYAAKGNKLRTWKIKK
- the sppA gene encoding signal peptide peptidase SppA; this translates as MKFLKYTLATIVGVIIASAIIFFIFLGIVGSMISSGEKETVSISPKTILVMKLDQTIKERTSANPLQNFDFKRFESQTALGLNDILLNIRKAKDDENIKGIFLDLGVIPAGINTIEEIRNALLDFRKSGKFVVAYADYYTQPAYYLATASNKIYLNPAGKLLFLGLKSQITFIKGTLDKLGLEPEIIRHGKFKSAVEPLMMDKMSKENREQVMVYISSIWNHLLEGISAQRKVSIPALNHLADNMTIDDAQSAASHKLVDGTKYKDQVFDELAKLSGQPNADKLNFVNLDKYDNVPMPRKERHVLKNKIAIIYAQGDIVLGEGDDDNIGSEKYAKAIREARKDTSIKAIVLRVNSGGGDALASEIIWREVFLAKKAKPVIASMGDVAASGGYYILAASDCIVAGPNTITGSIGVFGILMNTQKFFNKKLGVTFDVAKTNPHADLGTIARPLTAQEKEVVQASVERTYDDFISHVAQGRHKTKAQIDKIGQGRVWSGVNAKSLGLIDQFGGINKAVEIAAQKAKLKNYRIVAYPKLIDPFTQLFNSLTSSVESKFMKNNLADSYQYYENIQKIINTQGIRAQIPYSIELY
- a CDS encoding ATP-binding cassette domain-containing protein, producing MDLRTITKCPPFFEISGATIRKNGRIILEDFNWKIEEGQQWAIIGPVGAGKSMLLEAITGDADLISGSLDFHFQSDDLNANSSLYSRVSRNVACVNFKEDSKSFSYSRHYYQQRFNAFDSDDGPTAAVFLQAGGFCENDPSHQEIIQILGLESLLNVELIKLSNGQTRRLMIAKALMRRPELLLLDNPYIGLDVAGRTALNNYLDCIILAGKIKIILVAAQTDIPERITHVLLLDHEGIVKAGKKEEVLPLAGKKPLPGISESSAELKDRIKKLLKNYQDETLFNTIFSLKQTNISYNHKKILDGINWTVRQGEKWALLGPNGSGKSTIISLIYADNPQAYANELILFDHRRGTGESIWDIKKNIGFTSPELHLYFDGRFTCSEVVITGLFDGMYLKRQPTRQEAELMDCLFAYFGIASLKNILFSRVSAGEQRIILFLRALIKNPLLLLLDEPFQAFDPSTIEKAKELLNLFGDEHRSMIFITHYAGEIPDCVDHVMNIEKGKVISEN